One region of Pseudomonas sp. B21-040 genomic DNA includes:
- a CDS encoding dihydrofolate reductase family protein, translated as MRKLTVAAFMSLDGVMQAPGGPEEDTSGEFRFGGWIVPYADKVSGQAIQDLFSQPFELLLGRRTYDIFAAYWPHRPADSNSHDIASLFNSVPKHVATHRPETLDWHNSHALQGNLVDAIRTLKHRDGADLLTQGSGNLVHQLLAAGLVDELRLMTFPVVLGRGKRLFDDTAQPEAFTLVNSIITSSGVLITRYVRDGEVRTGTFDEGE; from the coding sequence ATGCGCAAGCTCACCGTTGCCGCATTCATGAGTCTGGATGGCGTTATGCAAGCGCCGGGCGGGCCGGAAGAAGACACCAGTGGCGAATTCCGCTTCGGTGGCTGGATCGTGCCTTACGCCGACAAAGTCTCCGGCCAGGCGATACAGGATCTGTTTTCGCAGCCGTTCGAGTTGCTGCTGGGGCGGCGCACTTACGACATATTCGCGGCGTACTGGCCCCACAGACCTGCCGACTCCAACAGTCATGACATCGCCAGCCTGTTCAACAGCGTCCCCAAGCATGTAGCCACGCATCGCCCCGAGACGCTGGATTGGCACAACAGTCATGCATTGCAAGGAAACCTTGTCGACGCGATCCGCACGCTCAAGCACCGCGACGGCGCTGACCTGTTGACGCAGGGCAGCGGCAATCTGGTGCATCAACTGCTCGCCGCCGGGTTGGTCGACGAACTTCGGCTGATGACGTTTCCCGTGGTTCTGGGACGCGGCAAGCGCTTGTTCGACGACACGGCGCAACCTGAGGCCTTCACATTGGTGAACTCGATAATTACGTCCAGCGGTGTGCTGATCACGCGGTATGTGCGAGACGGGGAGGTACGCACTGGAACGTTCGATGAAGGTGAATAG
- a CDS encoding DUF6124 family protein — translation MFKPTPNPPDTDPASPYESLDSKKLHEAAERALDHYLNPAAQIMASTHEPEPMFLANPKYDTESLLVNASESLGSATTMLSNLAALLDNSNRKTLLGITQVVMLGELAVNQALDKVELKE, via the coding sequence ATGTTCAAACCAACACCCAACCCACCGGACACCGATCCGGCATCGCCCTACGAATCCCTCGATTCGAAAAAACTCCACGAAGCGGCCGAACGCGCCCTCGACCACTACCTCAACCCGGCTGCCCAGATCATGGCCAGCACCCACGAACCCGAACCGATGTTCCTCGCCAACCCCAAGTACGACACCGAATCCCTGCTGGTCAACGCCAGCGAATCACTGGGTTCGGCCACCACCATGCTCAGCAATCTTGCGGCGCTACTGGACAACTCAAACCGCAAGACCCTGCTGGGGATCACCCAAGTGGTGATGTTGGGGGAATTGGCGGTGAATCAGGCGCTGGATAAGGTTGAACTGAAGGAATAA
- a CDS encoding VOC family protein — MISKNTICLWYDGTALDAATFYARTFPDSSVGAVHRAPGDYPAGKQGDVLTVEFTVMGIPCLGLNGGSGIRHNQAFSFQVATDDQAETDRLWNAIVGNGGTENVCGWCQDKWGLSWQITPRVLTAAITHPDQAVAKRAFEAMMQMGKIDIAAIEAAVGR; from the coding sequence ATGATCAGCAAAAACACGATTTGTCTCTGGTACGACGGCACCGCGCTGGACGCTGCGACCTTCTATGCCCGGACGTTTCCCGACAGTTCAGTGGGGGCCGTCCACCGCGCGCCGGGCGACTATCCGGCGGGTAAGCAGGGCGATGTCTTGACGGTTGAATTCACGGTGATGGGTATCCCTTGTCTCGGCCTGAACGGCGGATCGGGGATCCGGCATAACCAGGCCTTTTCGTTTCAGGTCGCCACCGATGACCAAGCCGAAACGGATCGCCTGTGGAACGCGATTGTCGGCAACGGCGGCACGGAAAATGTCTGCGGGTGGTGCCAGGATAAGTGGGGGTTGTCGTGGCAGATCACCCCGCGTGTCTTGACGGCTGCGATCACCCATCCTGATCAAGCGGTGGCCAAGCGAGCGTTCGAGGCCATGATGCAGATGGGCAAGATCGATATCGCGGCGATTGAAGCGGCGGTGGGGCGTTAA
- a CDS encoding LysR substrate-binding domain-containing protein yields the protein MNDMPPLKALVAFDAAMKHASFTEAAAELHVTPGAVGQQIQKLEEWLGTPLFIRSVRQVQPTQAALNYWAAVQPALLRLQQASNELRLSNVNEVWLSMPPTLAAKWFAPRMADFLSFRPDISLHLSASTALIDFERDRVDLAIRYFDGNDPSLDSTLLYRDEARLYCSPDYARKLKLKGPEDLMRATLLQTTLLPHWTPWFKRFSQLTDAQVAGIPSQHFDQSILAIETARHGQGVVLSSAVLTELEMRNGSLCEPFEMRLPVSRGYYLVHHRQAVLRPAAAVLKKWLIDRASAEQSTTLT from the coding sequence ATGAACGATATGCCTCCCCTCAAGGCCCTGGTCGCGTTCGATGCCGCGATGAAACACGCCAGCTTTACCGAAGCGGCGGCGGAGCTGCATGTCACCCCGGGCGCCGTGGGGCAGCAGATCCAGAAGCTCGAAGAATGGCTGGGCACGCCGCTGTTCATCCGGTCTGTGCGGCAAGTCCAGCCGACTCAAGCCGCATTGAACTACTGGGCCGCCGTGCAACCCGCGTTGCTGCGGCTCCAGCAAGCCAGCAACGAGCTGCGCCTGAGCAATGTGAATGAAGTGTGGTTGTCCATGCCGCCGACGCTGGCAGCGAAATGGTTCGCGCCAAGAATGGCCGACTTCTTGAGTTTCAGGCCCGACATTTCCCTGCACCTGAGTGCATCGACGGCCTTGATCGACTTTGAGCGGGATCGGGTTGATCTGGCGATTCGCTACTTTGACGGCAACGATCCGTCGCTGGACTCAACCTTGCTGTATCGGGATGAAGCCCGGCTCTATTGTTCGCCCGACTATGCCCGGAAACTCAAGCTGAAAGGCCCCGAAGACCTGATGCGCGCCACACTCCTGCAAACCACCCTGCTCCCGCACTGGACGCCATGGTTCAAACGGTTCAGCCAATTGACCGACGCGCAGGTGGCTGGCATCCCCAGTCAACATTTCGACCAGTCCATTCTGGCCATTGAAACGGCACGGCATGGACAGGGGGTCGTACTGAGCAGTGCGGTCCTGACAGAGTTGGAAATGCGCAACGGCTCGCTGTGCGAACCCTTTGAAATGCGCCTGCCGGTGTCCAGAGGCTATTACCTGGTTCACCACCGTCAGGCTGTATTACGTCCAGCCGCTGCGGTATTGAAGAAGTGGTTGATTGATCGGGCCAGCGCAGAGCAATCAACCACGTTAACGTAA
- a CDS encoding DMT family transporter — protein MNKFVYPAFALLGLIWGTNFIFMKWAAEVITPMQIVLLRVLFGFLPILVLALSRRALRWFHWRHLHHFFVMSLLATTVYYLAFAKGAALLPSGIAGMLSGAIPLFAFLTAFVFLRQEPINRLTVTGLMIGFVGVLLIAQPWNSAGNGVDIRGVLYMVGGSLSLGCSFVYARRFLMDKDLSPLALSTYQIGLALLVLLLTTDLHGIERIAHEPVALSGLVFGLGVIGTGVAFLLYYFLVQHLGALKAAGVTYIPPVVALGIGALLIHEPLQAHDVLALVCIIVGVYVLQVGKSAPRPIATASSLKPL, from the coding sequence ATGAACAAATTTGTCTATCCTGCCTTTGCTTTGCTCGGGTTGATCTGGGGCACCAATTTCATTTTCATGAAGTGGGCTGCCGAGGTGATTACGCCGATGCAGATTGTACTGTTACGGGTGCTCTTCGGCTTTCTTCCGATCCTTGTCCTGGCACTGTCACGCCGTGCGTTGCGCTGGTTTCATTGGCGCCACTTGCACCATTTCTTCGTCATGTCATTGCTCGCCACCACCGTGTATTACCTGGCGTTTGCCAAGGGCGCGGCGCTGCTTCCTTCCGGCATCGCCGGCATGCTCAGCGGTGCGATTCCGCTCTTCGCCTTTTTGACGGCATTTGTTTTTTTGCGCCAGGAACCGATCAACCGCTTGACGGTGACGGGCCTGATGATCGGTTTTGTCGGTGTGCTGCTCATCGCCCAGCCTTGGAACAGCGCCGGCAACGGCGTTGATATCCGTGGCGTGCTTTACATGGTCGGCGGCTCGCTGAGCCTGGGCTGTTCATTCGTCTACGCCAGACGGTTCCTGATGGACAAGGATCTGTCGCCGCTGGCGTTGTCCACGTACCAGATCGGCCTGGCGCTCCTGGTGCTTTTGTTGACCACTGACCTTCACGGGATCGAGCGCATTGCGCACGAGCCTGTCGCCTTGAGTGGGCTGGTGTTCGGGCTCGGGGTCATCGGCACCGGCGTGGCGTTCCTGTTGTATTACTTTCTGGTGCAGCACCTCGGCGCGCTCAAAGCGGCGGGTGTCACCTACATTCCGCCCGTCGTGGCGCTGGGCATTGGTGCATTGCTGATCCATGAGCCGTTGCAGGCCCATGATGTGCTGGCACTGGTGTGCATCATCGTCGGGGTCTATGTACTGCAAGTCGGGAAGTCTGCGCCGCGCCCGATAGCCACCGCGTCTTCTTTAAAACCGCTTTAA